One genomic region from Vannielia litorea encodes:
- a CDS encoding META domain-containing protein encodes MKTLALATLLALPPMVAACADETLTGYAEGTYQLEEIDGVAFQWGATLELGEEGRISGRAPCNGYSAEQTAPYPWFKPGPIMATKMACLHMNGEAEFFEALGAMTLAEANGPVLILSNEDGREMVFRRDP; translated from the coding sequence ATGAAAACGCTTGCCCTCGCCACCCTGCTCGCCCTCCCCCCAATGGTCGCCGCCTGCGCGGATGAAACCCTGACGGGCTATGCCGAGGGCACCTACCAGCTCGAAGAGATCGACGGCGTGGCCTTTCAGTGGGGCGCGACGCTGGAGTTGGGGGAGGAAGGCCGGATCTCTGGCCGGGCGCCCTGCAACGGCTACTCGGCGGAGCAGACCGCGCCCTACCCGTGGTTCAAGCCGGGGCCGATCATGGCGACCAAGATGGCCTGCCTGCACATGAACGGCGAGGCGGAGTTCTTTGAGGCTTTGGGCGCGATGACATTGGCCGAGGCCAACGGGCCGGTGCTGATCCTGTCCAACGAAGACGGGCGGGAGATGGTGTTTCGGCGCGATCCCTAA
- the recO gene encoding DNA repair protein RecO has product MEWREEGVLLTSRPHGENAAIIEVFTEGRGRHAGVVRGGTGRRMAPILQPGAQLDLSWRARLEDHLGAFTVEPIRARAAGVLGDRRALAGLGSVTALLSFVLPERAAYPRLYARSLTVLDLIEEGSEHWPLAYLRWELALLDEMGFGLDLTCCAATGATEGLVYVSPKTGRAVSAEGAGEWAPKLLPLPPCLMGEPPESPGELAQGFETTGYFLDHQLRTSLGEKPLPAARGRLVRVLAKP; this is encoded by the coding sequence ATGGAGTGGCGCGAGGAGGGCGTGCTGCTCACATCCCGCCCCCACGGCGAGAACGCTGCCATCATCGAGGTCTTCACCGAGGGGCGCGGTCGCCATGCCGGCGTCGTCCGCGGCGGCACGGGGCGGCGCATGGCCCCCATCCTGCAACCCGGCGCCCAGCTTGACCTCTCGTGGCGCGCCCGGCTGGAGGATCATCTCGGCGCCTTCACCGTCGAGCCGATCCGCGCCCGCGCGGCGGGGGTGCTGGGCGACCGCCGGGCACTTGCGGGTCTCGGCTCCGTCACCGCGCTGCTGTCCTTCGTCCTGCCCGAACGCGCCGCCTATCCGCGCCTCTACGCCCGCAGCCTCACCGTGCTGGACCTGATCGAGGAAGGCTCCGAGCACTGGCCGCTGGCCTACCTGCGCTGGGAGCTGGCGCTGCTCGACGAAATGGGTTTCGGCCTTGATCTCACCTGCTGCGCCGCCACCGGAGCCACCGAGGGTCTGGTTTACGTTTCGCCCAAAACCGGGCGCGCTGTCAGCGCTGAAGGGGCAGGGGAGTGGGCACCCAAGCTCCTGCCGCTGCCGCCCTGCCTCATGGGCGAGCCGCCAGAAAGCCCCGGAGAGCTTGCGCAGGGGTTTGAAACCACTGGCTATTTTCTGGATCATCAGCTGCGCACTTCGCTGGGCGAAAAGCCCCTGCCCGCCGCGCGGGGGCGGTTGGTTCGGGTGCTGGCGAAGCCTTAG